AACGACGATGCGAATATCGCTAGCAGACAGATCAGTCCGCCAACGATTCCGTTCGGCGCGCCGGTCATCACCGATCCCAGATAGGCCGCGAAGGTGAACAGCGGTCCCGGCACGGCTTGCGCGGCGCCGTACCCCGCCAGAAATGCGTCCTTCGTCACCCAGCCCGAGGGAACCACCTCTGACTGCAACAACGGCAGCACTACGTGCCCGCCGCCAAACACCAGCGATCCGGACCGGTAGAAGGAATCGACCAACGCCATGGTTTGGGATGGAAATGCCGTGGCCAATATTGGCAATCCGATCAAGCCGGCAAAAAACAACGCCAGCGCGGTGATTGCGATGCTCCGATTGACCTGAACGCCCAAATCGACATGATCTGTCATCGCATCGGCGCGCAAGATGGCCCACCCGACAAAACCACCGATCACAATTGCGCCAGCCTGTGTAAAGGGCGAGGGGACCGCAAGCACCCCGATGGTCGCCAGGGCCGCCAGGGTCGCCCGCTTCGCGTCGGGGCATAGGTTGCGTGCCATGGTCCACACGGCCTGCGCCACCACGGCAACGGCGACGACCTTCAACCCGTGCAAGGCGCCGGACCCAACCGCGTCACCAAATTCCATGACCCCATATCCGAACAAGATCAACGCAATGGCGGACGGCATGGTGAAGGCGAGCCAGGCGGCGACGGCGCCCGGCAAACCTGCCCGCGAAAGGCCTATGCCAATGCCGACCTGGCTGGACGCGGGTCCCGGCAGAAATTGGCACAACGCCACGAGATCGGCGTAAGCGCGTTCGTTGAGCCACTTGCGACGCACTACGAATTCGTCGTGGAAATAACCGAGATGTGCCACCGGTCCGCCAAACGACGTCAACCCCAATCGCAGAAACGCCAAGAATACAGCGACGGCGGATCGTTGTTCGTCGGCCTCGGTCTCATTTTCATCGGTCATTCAATTGCGCCTCCGAGAGCAGGGAAAACAGTGCGGCCTAAATATCAAAGTCGATCCAAAGCGGGGCAGAAGACGAGGACTGCGCCTGGCAAGCAAGGACGTAGCCGCGTTCAGTATTTCGTTTCGACAGCGCCCGAGTGGACGCCATGGATACGTCGCCACTGCGCAGCCATGACATGCAGGTACCGCAACGTCCTTCGGTGCAGGTATGGGGTGCGTCGATTCCAGCCGCCAACGCCGCCTGCAACAGGGTCTCGCCGGCGGCAATCGGTACGGTGTGGTCCTCGCCATCGAGGGTCAGTCGAAAGCTTTCGACTTTGGCCATTGTGGACGAGGCATTGGTGGGCGGCTCGGGGTCGCGATCACTCTCCTGGCTCTGATTCATTTCAGGAAGATCGGATCGCCCTGGTTGACCCGCCCCCTTTGTATCACGGCAGCGAAAACACCGGCATCGCCGCCATGATTTCGGCCAAGAAGCTGCAGGAGCTTGGGGGTTGCTTCGGCGGTGTCGGGATCGAGGGTGATCATCGTGCATCGCGGGTCGCGCTCAACAATCACCAGTTCCAGATGCTCGCCGATTTTCAAAGTCTTTCCGACGAGTGACAGCTCGTAGAAAGGATCGTCCTGATTGTCCCACTCGATATAAAAGTTGGCCCTGAAGCGGCGCTTGTCGAGGTTCATCCCGAGTTCCTCGCTCAGCTTGGCAACCGCCGACAACGAGATCAGCGACACCGGGCGGGCATCGAATTGCCCCCTCTGGGTGAAATGAACCCGGAGCGACCGGCCGGTGATTTTTTCAAGGTCCGCGATGAAGACCGGGTCTCGGATGTCGTCGTAGCTCACACCCTCGGGCGTCTCCACGCTCACCTTGAACGCATCCTCCTCCGGATAGATGGGGTCGATGCCGGGTTCCCAGTCATCATAAGTGGCCTGCAGATTCCCCGGGAGCAGCACGCCCTCGCTCGACGCGTAGCTGGCCTTGTAGAGTACGTACTCTTCCTGGTCGCGTGCGGTATGCCACGGATGGCTAGGATCGCCGTCAGCCGCAACCACGCCATAGATCCGGTCGCCCATCAATCCGGTGAAGGCAGTGTAGGTGTGAGGAATCTCCTCACCGCGCATACTCTTGACGGGATAGCGCCAGATGCTTTCAATGGTTCCTATTTGCATTTGCGTGGTTGCCTCATGAATGGCTCTCAG
This sequence is a window from Myxococcales bacterium. Protein-coding genes within it:
- the chrA gene encoding chromate efflux transporter gives rise to the protein MTDENETEADEQRSAVAVFLAFLRLGLTSFGGPVAHLGYFHDEFVVRRKWLNERAYADLVALCQFLPGPASSQVGIGIGLSRAGLPGAVAAWLAFTMPSAIALILFGYGVMEFGDAVGSGALHGLKVVAVAVVAQAVWTMARNLCPDAKRATLAALATIGVLAVPSPFTQAGAIVIGGFVGWAILRADAMTDHVDLGVQVNRSIAITALALFFAGLIGLPILATAFPSQTMALVDSFYRSGSLVFGGGHVVLPLLQSEVVPSGWVTKDAFLAGYGAAQAVPGPLFTFAAYLGSVMTGAPNGIVGGLICLLAIFASSFLLVIGAMPFWDALRRIGAVRNALLGVNAVVVGLLLAALYDPVWTSAILSATDFGLALAAFTLLVFWKTPPWLVVILTALGGWVLHAVAMS
- a CDS encoding 2Fe-2S iron-sulfur cluster binding domain-containing protein, which codes for MNQSQESDRDPEPPTNASSTMAKVESFRLTLDGEDHTVPIAAGETLLQAALAAGIDAPHTCTEGRCGTCMSWLRSGDVSMASTRALSKRNTERGYVLACQAQSSSSAPLWIDFDI
- a CDS encoding MOSC domain-containing protein, with protein sequence MQIGTIESIWRYPVKSMRGEEIPHTYTAFTGLMGDRIYGVVAADGDPSHPWHTARDQEEYVLYKASYASSEGVLLPGNLQATYDDWEPGIDPIYPEEDAFKVSVETPEGVSYDDIRDPVFIADLEKITGRSLRVHFTQRGQFDARPVSLISLSAVAKLSEELGMNLDKRRFRANFYIEWDNQDDPFYELSLVGKTLKIGEHLELVIVERDPRCTMITLDPDTAEATPKLLQLLGRNHGGDAGVFAAVIQRGRVNQGDPIFLK